Proteins from a genomic interval of Streptomyces sp. NBC_01445:
- the mtnA gene encoding S-methyl-5-thioribose-1-phosphate isomerase has translation MADQYAQTGDDKRPTDIPVLRWEEPAEGPALVLLDQTRLPVEEVELVCTDAQGLVQAIRTLAVRGAPVLGIAGAYGVALAAARGFDVDEAAVALAGARPTAVNLAKGVRRAHAAYRAGLGAEGDRERAARDALAAARALHREDAEASAAMARHGLALLDELMPGGQHRILTHCNTGALVSGGEGTAFAVALAAHRVGRLTRLWVDETRPLLQGSRLTAYEAARAGMAYTLLTDNAAGSLFAAGEVDAVLVGADRIVADGSVANKVGTYPLAVLAKYHHVPFIVVAPATTVDPDTPDGASVEVEQRAGHEVTEVTAPQVPMAGVEAGGVFPVAPLGTQAYNPAFDVTPPELVTAIVTEWGVVSPVTAEGLGELCARSRQVTIK, from the coding sequence ATGGCTGATCAGTACGCGCAAACCGGCGACGACAAGCGGCCCACCGACATACCCGTACTCCGATGGGAGGAGCCGGCCGAGGGGCCCGCGCTCGTCCTGCTCGACCAGACCAGGCTGCCCGTGGAGGAGGTCGAGCTGGTCTGCACCGACGCTCAGGGGCTCGTCCAGGCGATCAGGACGCTCGCCGTGCGGGGAGCGCCAGTCCTTGGCATCGCGGGGGCGTACGGCGTCGCCCTGGCCGCTGCACGGGGGTTCGACGTGGACGAGGCGGCGGTCGCGCTGGCCGGCGCGCGCCCCACAGCGGTTAATCTCGCGAAGGGGGTGCGCCGGGCCCATGCGGCGTATCGGGCCGGGCTCGGGGCCGAGGGGGACCGGGAGCGGGCCGCCCGGGACGCGCTCGCCGCCGCGCGGGCGCTGCACCGGGAGGACGCCGAGGCCAGCGCCGCCATGGCCCGGCACGGCCTCGCGCTGCTCGACGAGCTGATGCCGGGCGGACAGCACCGGATCCTCACGCACTGCAACACGGGGGCGCTGGTCTCCGGGGGCGAGGGCACCGCGTTCGCGGTGGCGCTCGCCGCGCACCGGGTGGGGCGGCTGACGCGGCTGTGGGTGGACGAGACGCGGCCGCTGCTCCAGGGTTCGCGGCTGACCGCGTACGAGGCGGCGCGGGCGGGGATGGCGTACACGCTGCTCACGGATAATGCGGCAGGGTCGCTGTTCGCGGCCGGTGAGGTGGACGCGGTGCTGGTCGGGGCCGACCGGATCGTGGCGGACGGTTCCGTCGCGAACAAGGTGGGGACCTATCCGCTCGCGGTTCTTGCCAAGTACCACCATGTGCCGTTCATCGTGGTGGCGCCGGCTACGACCGTGGACCCGGACACCCCCGACGGAGCGTCCGTCGAGGTGGAGCAGCGGGCCGGACATGAAGTGACGGAGGTCACGGCACCCCAGGTGCCGATGGCCGGGGTTGAGGCGGGAGGTGTGTTTCCGGTGGCTCCGCTGGGGACGCAGGCGTACAACCCCGCATTCGATGTGACGCCGCCCGAGTTGGTGACGGCGATCGTCACAGAGTGGGGAGTGGTTTCCCCTGTGACAGCTGAAGGACTGGGCGAGCTGTGTGCCAGGTCACGCCAGGTAACGATTAAGTAA